TAGAAATCGAATATTATGAACAGCCTCACCTAAGAGATCAGCCGAAAATGTCTGTCACCTGGTATGAAGGAAAAATCCAGGGAATAGCCAAAACATGGTATGAAAACGGTGTACAGGAAAGCAATCGAGAAATGAGCCGCAACGCCAAAAATGGCCTCTCAACAGCTTGGTATATGGATGGCAGTCTGATGCTGATTGAAGAGTACGAATTTGACAAACTCTTAAGAGGCGACTATTACCGCAAGGGAGACAAACAGCCTGTCAGCCAAGTACGCGATGGAAAAGGGACAGCAACCCTATATGATCCGGAAGGAAATTTCCTTCAAAAAGTGAATTATCAATTTGGCGAGCCTGCGCCGCAAGCCTCATGAAACGTGCCTTGCGTGATCACTGGATTTCCATAAGAAGCCAAATACAAAAAAGCCGGCGGGAGGAAGCTCAATCCAAACTCTTCAAAGAATTAACACAACAGACAGAAAATTTTCGCTCCGTTCTCTCTTTTTTTAGCTTTCGTAATGAAATTTCAATGGATGAATTCAACGATTATCTCGCCAAAAACGGCAAGCTTTGCCTGCCCAAAATACATGAGGAGCATCTTGATCTCTATCGAGTGGAAGAAGTCGATCATCAATGCGTTCCGAATGCATGGGGAATCGTAGAGCCAGATCCAGCCTTGTGTGAAAAAATTGTAGAAGATGAGATTTTTTTGGCATTTATCCCAGGAATTGCTTTCGACAGCCAATACCATCGACTTGGCTATGGCAAAGGGTTCTATGACCGCCTCCTAGCCCGTTTAAATGACTCTACCCTTACCTACGGTATTG
This genomic window from Waddlia chondrophila WSU 86-1044 contains:
- a CDS encoding 5-formyltetrahydrofolate cyclo-ligase, producing the protein MKRALRDHWISIRSQIQKSRREEAQSKLFKELTQQTENFRSVLSFFSFRNEISMDEFNDYLAKNGKLCLPKIHEEHLDLYRVEEVDHQCVPNAWGIVEPDPALCEKIVEDEIFLAFIPGIAFDSQYHRLGYGKGFYDRLLARLNDSTLTYGIGFKEQYSQTLLPIEAHDISLNRLLLF